From a region of the Triticum aestivum cultivar Chinese Spring chromosome 7D, IWGSC CS RefSeq v2.1, whole genome shotgun sequence genome:
- the LOC123168657 gene encoding haloacid dehalogenase-like hydrolase domain-containing protein 3 has translation MPAAVMRCPFLLGRHPAAALRHSSSSRMRRVRRAAGSGGQGRSPAYGGLLLDAGGTLLQLAQPVAETYATLGRPYGVMKSEKYIMEGFKRAFSAPWPKTLRYQGDGRPFWKIVVAEATDCTNNNYFEEVYQYYAHGDAWRLPGGAYRTLRDLKDSGVKLAVVSNFDTRLRKLLKDLNVSHLFDAIVVSSEVGYEKPAPEIFKIALEQIGVEASNAVHVGDDETADKAGANAIGLECWLWGEDVKEFSEIKHRIVAKGSR, from the exons ATGCCCGCCGCGGTGATGCGCTGCCCCTTCCTCCTCGGGCGGCACCCAGCGGCCGCCCTCCgacactcctcctcctcccgcatgcGTCGTGTGCGCAGAGCTGCGGGGAGTGGGGGCCAGGGACGGTCACCGGCGTATGGTGGGCTGCTGCTCGACGCCGGTGGCACGCTGCTGCAGTTAGCGCAGCCGGTCGCCGAGACGTACGCCACCCTCGGCCGTCCATATG GTGTGATGAAGTCCGAAAAGTACATCATGGAGGGATTCAAGCGGGCTTTCTCGGCGCCATGGCCCAAGACGCTCAGGTACCAG GGTGATGGGCGACCGTTCTGGAAGATTGTCGTGGCGGAAGCAACTGACTGCACAAACAATAATTATTTCGAAGAAGTATATCAG TACTATGCACATGGAGATGCATGGCGTCTGCCTGGTGGAGCTTACAGAACACTGCGTGATTTAAAAGATTCTGGAG TTAAGCTAGCTGTTGTATCTAACTTCGACACACGGCTAAGGAAATTGCTCAAGGATCTCAACGTCTCACATTT GTTTGATGCCATTGTGGTATCATCAGAGGTTGGATATGAGAAGCCTGCTCCAGAGATCTTCAAAATAGCATTAG AACAAATTGGTGTGGAAGCCAGCAATGCAGTACATGTAGGAGATGATGAAACTGCAGACAAGGCGGGTGCTAATGCTATTGGACTCGAGTGCTG GCTGTGGGGAGAAGATGTGaaggaattttctgagataaagcACCGGATCGTAGCAAAAGGCTCACGATGA